In the Ipomoea triloba cultivar NCNSP0323 chromosome 6, ASM357664v1 genome, one interval contains:
- the LOC116023281 gene encoding SNAP25 homologous protein SNAP33-like, translating into MFGHKKSPLHGNAKSHSIVPGSNSISNPFDSDDECDKKQNVKQSRTSSEPTQCTLNTSTNPFDDDEAKGKSSSSSTYSFTTERNRYKNDFRDSGGLENQSVQELENYAVYKAEETTKAVNGCLKIAEDMREDATKTLVTLHHQGEQITRTHMTAADIDHDLSRGEKLLGSLGGIFSKTWKPKKTRPISGPVITRDDPVQRRGNHLEQREKLGLNSAPKGRSSSRTPPPEPTNALQKVEAEKAKQDDGLSDLSNILGELKGMALDMGAEIERQNHAMDHLQDDIIELDSRVKGANQRGRRLLGK; encoded by the exons ATGTTTGGTCATAAGAAGTCCCCTTTGCATGGGAATGCTAAGAGCCACTCCATCGTTCCTGGATCTAACTCGATTTCAAACCCTTTTGATTCTGACGATGAGTGTGATAAGAAGCAGAATGTTAAGCAATCGAGGACTTCTTCCGAGCCTACTCAGTGTACTCTGAATACTAGTACTAACCcctttgatgatgatgaagctAAAGGGAAATCCTCGTCCTCATCCACATACTCCTTTACAACCGAGAGAAACAGGTACAAGAATGATTTCAGAGATTCGGGTGGGTTAGAGAATCAGTCTGTTCAAGAATTGGAGAATTATGCGGTCTACAAAGCCGAGGAGACTACAAAAGCTGTTAATGGGTGTCTGAAGATTGCAGAAGACATGAGGGAGGACGCAACTAAGACTTTAGTCACTCTACATCACCAGGGCGAGCAAATTACGAGGACTCATATGACTGCAGCTGACATTGACCATGATCTTAGTCGG GGTGAAAAACTTTTGGGAAGTCTCGGAGGCATATTTTCGAAGACATGGAAGCCTAAGAAGACTCGTCCAATTTCaggacctgttattacaagag ATGACCCAGTTCAAAGGAGGGGTAACCACTTGGAGCAGAGGGAAAAATTGGGATTGAATTCTGCACCCAAGGGGCGGTCAAGCAGCCGAACCCCTCCTCCTGAACCAACTAATGCACTGCAGAAAGTCGAG GCGGAGAAGGCAAAGCAAGATGATGGGCTATCAGATCTGAGTAATATCCTGGGGGAGCTCAAGGGCATGGCACTCGACATGGGCGCTGAAATTGAAAG GCAAAACCATGCTATGGATCATCTTCAGGATGACATTATAGAGCTCGATTCCAGAGTTAAAGGGGCTAACCAGCGAGGCCGACGTTTGCTTGGAAAGTAG